The proteins below come from a single bacterium genomic window:
- a CDS encoding Type 1 glutamine amidotransferase-like domain-containing protein, protein MSFKTTLHFLCIVILLAGPAFAGKAFDYFVVGNPDDVVTTASPLLVLQGGGTDVDENFVRMGAASGGGDFVVIRATGTDAYNPYIYELCSCDSVATLILKNRQASFDSFVISTIRNAEALFIAGGDQSDYVVNWKNTPVEDAIHFIVNKPAPVGGTSAGMAIMSEFVYAALSSSSLTSEEGLSNPFHR, encoded by the coding sequence ATGTCATTCAAAACCACGCTTCATTTTTTATGCATTGTCATTTTACTCGCCGGGCCGGCATTTGCTGGAAAGGCTTTTGACTATTTCGTCGTTGGTAATCCGGATGATGTCGTCACAACTGCAAGTCCGCTTTTGGTGCTTCAGGGAGGAGGAACCGATGTGGATGAAAACTTTGTCCGCATGGGTGCCGCTTCAGGTGGCGGGGACTTTGTGGTGATTCGAGCGACTGGAACTGACGCGTATAACCCGTACATTTACGAACTATGTTCCTGCGATTCCGTTGCAACTCTAATCCTGAAAAACCGGCAAGCCTCCTTCGACTCCTTTGTGATCAGCACAATTCGGAACGCTGAAGCTCTATTTATTGCGGGCGGAGATCAATCCGACTACGTAGTAAACTGGAAAAATACGCCTGTTGAGGACGCCATCCATTTTATAGTTAACAAGCCTGCTCCCGTAGGCGGAACCAGCGCCGGAATGGCCATTATGAGCGAATTCGTTTATGCAGCTCTGAGCTCCAGCAGCCTAACCTCTGAGGAAGGACTGTCGAATCCATTCCACCG
- a CDS encoding rhomboid family intramembrane serine protease: protein MFILLPFAHEKQTVQRLPYVTFALIALNVVFFLFTHYGGSSLDDLYEKLDALQQYVASHPYLEIPPEGRKYFEDWQLQQLDALREATNKQDLDPEQVKEDQETLNSLIRDVKRVEKSNPYERYGYIPAEPSFIGLFTCMFIHGGWLHLIGNMFFLYLAGCNIEDLWGRPLYTAFYLLSGIAATMAHALKYPADTSPLVGASGAIAGLMGAFLVRLYDTKISFFYAIWFWVRGTFKAPAYVMLPLWLAQQFFYAMLDEDGSYGVAFWAHIGGFVFGALFAFGMKKFQIEERFIAPKIEKKVGLAQHPDFLRAMNLSEEGNYPDALILLHRVVRDDPNHLEAYLEMRRIAEINKDASSYMKFSVAIFDILLRTRDWDLLLDLYHQYQNSPLRQPLPAKSLLGLGTFFEETLDFRSASQHYEEVTANYPQDPISLRAYSKLARLYFEKMIDRDKAIENFWRSYHHPHADSQWRAALQMDIKRYQIPEMPASAFPVKAAAVIPVPPPLPFKVAAETVPESAPEAVLPVDDSTQAIVVPPPVIPPRPAARLGSADRVLLPDGGFDGAISNGWHIVQCRLDRLALKGLDIRNEQQTTGLLPWKKIRTVSVGRVRVSDPSIPGPQQAFLVVDLIVNSTIYRLKSDDISFDKLFPGVDQSFEEAFQNFMGIVIKNSAARCIPNHDSCLGPNFATYPDLARYESRLKEKLTL from the coding sequence ATGTTCATACTGCTGCCGTTTGCTCATGAAAAACAGACCGTTCAGCGTCTTCCCTACGTTACTTTCGCCCTGATTGCTCTGAATGTTGTGTTTTTTCTGTTTACCCATTATGGCGGAAGCAGCCTGGATGATCTCTATGAGAAACTGGATGCACTTCAGCAATATGTTGCTTCACATCCTTATTTAGAAATACCACCAGAAGGCCGGAAATATTTTGAAGACTGGCAACTTCAACAACTGGACGCTCTCAGGGAAGCCACAAACAAACAGGATCTCGATCCCGAGCAAGTAAAGGAAGATCAGGAAACTCTTAATTCCCTGATCCGAGATGTTAAGAGAGTTGAAAAATCAAATCCGTACGAGAGATATGGTTATATTCCAGCCGAGCCCTCGTTTATCGGTTTGTTTACTTGCATGTTCATTCATGGCGGATGGTTGCACCTGATTGGAAACATGTTTTTTCTATACCTTGCCGGTTGCAACATTGAAGATCTATGGGGACGTCCGCTCTACACGGCGTTCTACCTGTTGAGCGGTATTGCCGCGACGATGGCCCACGCTTTGAAGTATCCCGCAGACACGAGCCCTCTGGTAGGAGCTTCCGGCGCAATTGCCGGATTAATGGGCGCGTTTCTGGTGCGTTTGTACGATACGAAAATCTCATTCTTTTATGCGATCTGGTTCTGGGTCAGGGGGACCTTCAAAGCGCCTGCTTATGTCATGCTTCCACTCTGGCTTGCTCAGCAATTCTTCTACGCGATGCTGGATGAGGATGGTTCGTATGGCGTCGCATTCTGGGCGCACATCGGTGGATTTGTTTTCGGCGCGTTGTTTGCGTTTGGAATGAAGAAATTTCAGATCGAAGAGCGTTTCATTGCGCCAAAAATTGAAAAGAAGGTTGGACTGGCACAGCATCCCGATTTCCTGCGCGCCATGAACTTATCGGAGGAAGGAAACTATCCGGATGCACTGATTCTTCTGCATCGTGTCGTTCGCGATGATCCAAACCATCTGGAAGCGTATTTGGAAATGCGCAGAATCGCTGAGATAAACAAAGATGCAAGTTCCTACATGAAATTCAGCGTAGCGATTTTCGACATTCTTCTACGCACACGTGATTGGGACTTGCTTCTGGATCTTTACCATCAATACCAGAATTCACCGCTCAGGCAGCCGCTTCCGGCAAAATCGTTGCTTGGTCTTGGAACCTTTTTTGAAGAGACACTCGATTTTCGTTCTGCGTCCCAACACTACGAAGAAGTCACAGCAAATTATCCTCAAGATCCCATTTCATTGCGGGCTTACAGCAAACTGGCAAGGCTTTACTTTGAAAAAATGATCGATCGCGATAAGGCGATCGAAAATTTTTGGCGCTCTTATCATCATCCTCACGCCGATTCACAATGGCGAGCCGCCTTGCAAATGGATATCAAGAGGTATCAGATTCCTGAAATGCCGGCTTCTGCTTTCCCTGTTAAAGCAGCGGCCGTCATTCCTGTTCCGCCACCATTACCTTTTAAGGTGGCGGCAGAAACGGTGCCGGAATCGGCACCCGAGGCAGTTCTTCCCGTGGATGACTCCACTCAAGCCATTGTTGTGCCCCCGCCGGTCATCCCACCGCGTCCGGCAGCACGATTAGGGTCTGCGGATCGCGTATTGCTTCCCGATGGTGGTTTCGATGGCGCCATATCCAACGGCTGGCATATCGTACAATGCCGCCTGGACCGGCTGGCTTTGAAAGGGCTAGACATACGGAACGAACAGCAAACAACCGGGCTTCTTCCCTGGAAGAAAATTCGAACTGTTTCCGTTGGGCGAGTTCGTGTCTCGGATCCTTCCATACCCGGGCCTCAGCAAGCTTTTCTGGTCGTTGACTTGATTGTGAACTCCACCATTTACCGTCTGAAAAGCGATGATATATCTTTTGATAAATTGTTTCCGGGAGTCGATCAATCCTTTGAAGAAGCTTTTCAAAATTTTATGGGAATCGTGATTAAGAACAGCGCCGCTCGTTGTATCCCAAACCACGATTCCTGTCTCGGTCCGAACTTTGCCACTTATCCGGATCTGGCGCGTTATGAATCGCGCCTTAAGGAAAAACTAACTCTTTAA
- a CDS encoding rhodanese-like domain-containing protein, translating into MLYVVLGVLAILALYNLIALKSLRRKLEEIKDSIHSQVSWAKEDLRGDIGGIKTVMKVLAAGGRVTSDMVEEGKPFGDISAADAVKFLKENPETVVVDVRTSSEFQSGHIPGARLIPVDEIENRLSEVPREVSHLLVTCQGGARSAAACQMLSEKGYTNLMNMYDGMGAWPAQKEIGVTIRPPATNRNG; encoded by the coding sequence ATGTTGTACGTAGTGCTTGGAGTTTTAGCGATTCTTGCTTTATACAATCTCATCGCGTTAAAGAGTCTTCGCAGGAAGCTGGAAGAGATAAAGGATTCGATCCACAGCCAGGTCTCGTGGGCAAAAGAGGACCTGCGCGGCGATATTGGTGGAATCAAAACGGTAATGAAGGTCCTGGCAGCCGGCGGACGTGTCACCTCGGATATGGTTGAAGAAGGAAAACCGTTTGGAGATATTTCCGCAGCCGACGCCGTAAAGTTTTTGAAAGAGAATCCCGAAACGGTGGTTGTGGACGTACGGACTTCTTCCGAATTCCAATCGGGTCACATCCCTGGAGCGCGATTGATTCCTGTCGATGAAATTGAAAACCGATTGAGCGAAGTTCCCAGGGAGGTCAGCCATCTTCTGGTGACCTGTCAGGGAGGAGCTCGCAGCGCAGCGGCATGTCAGATGCTGAGCGAAAAAGGATATACAAATCTGATGAACATGTATGACGGCATGGGGGCCTGGCCCGCACAAAAGGAAATCGGAGTAACGATTCGGCCACCTGCAACCAACCGAAATGGCTGA